A region of Diospyros lotus cultivar Yz01 chromosome 3, ASM1463336v1, whole genome shotgun sequence DNA encodes the following proteins:
- the LOC127796439 gene encoding serine carboxypeptidase-like 45, which yields MPSLQWKTMALAFFAFFLLIFPLEAEASAFALDKIVRLPGQPQVCFQHYSGYVTVDEKNPKALFYYFVEAETDPASKPLVLWLNGGPGCSSLGVGAFSENGPFRPSGKVLVKNEYSWNREANMLYLETPIGVGFSYSTDSSLYGTVNDKITARDNLVFLQKWFVKFPQYRNRSLFITGESYAGHYVPQLAELILQFNKKQKLFNLQGIALGNPVLEFATDFNSRAEYFWSHGLISDSTYKLFTSACNYSRFVSEYYRGSVSPSCSRVMSLVTRETSRFVDKYDVILDVCISSVMSQSKVLNPQQVTETVDVCVEDEIISYLNRPDVRDALHARLVGVNRWLVCSNILDYELLDLEIPTISVVGEFIKAGIPVLVYSGDQDSVIPLTGSRTLVHGLAEELGLKTTVPYRVWFAGMQVGGWTQVYGNILSFATIRGASHEAPFSQPERSLVLFKAFLEGRPLPEAF from the exons ATGCCATCTTTACAATGGAAAACCATGGCATTGGCCTTCTTCGCTTTCTTTCTCCTAATTTTTCCCTTGGAAGCCGAAGCTTCGgcgtttgctttagataaaatCGTCCGACTCCCTGGGCAGCCCCAAGTCTGCTTCCAGCACTATTCTGGGTATGTGACCGTTGATGAGAAGAACCCGAAGGCTCTGTTCTACTACTTCGTCGAAGCAGAAACAGACCCAGCTTCCAAGCCTCTCGTTCTCTGGTTAAATGGAG GCCCTGGCTGTTCTTCTTTGGGGGTTGGAGCATTCTCTGAAAACGGGCCGTTTAGGCCCAGTGGGAAGGTACTGGTCAAGAATGAATATAGCTGGAACAGAG AGGCAAATATGTTGTATTTGGAGACACCAATTGGGGTTGGGTTCTCTTACTCCACCGACTCTTCCTTGTATGGGACTGTAAATGATAAGATCACAG CGAGGGACAATTTGGTGTTCTTGCAAAAATGGTTTGTCAAATTCCCGCAATACAGAAACAGAAGCCTGTTCATCACCGGAGAGAGCTATGCcg GCCACTACGTGCCTCAGCTAGCTGAGCTTATTCTACAATTCAACAAGAAGCAGAAGTTGTTCAATCTACAAGGAATTGCT TTGGGCAATCCAGTTTTGGAATTTGCGACTGATTTTAACTCCAGGGCCGAGTATTTCTGGTCTCACGGACTGATATCAGATTCCACCTACAAATTGTTCACTTCTGCCTGCAATTATTCTCGTTTCGTGAGCGAATACTATAGAGGGTCTGTGTCTCCAAGTTGTTCAAGAGTAATGAGCTTAGTAACCAGAGAAACAAGTAGATTTGTTGACAAGTATGATGTTATCCTCGATGTCTGTATATCGTCCGTGATGTCTCAATCCAAAGTCCTTAATCCCCAA CAAGTTACAGAGACAGTAGACGTATGCGTGGAGGATGAAATTATAAGTTACTTGAACCGGCCAGATGTGCGGGATGCGCTCCATGCCCGGCTTGTAGGAGTTAACCGATGGCTTGTTTGCAGCAA CATTTTGGATTATGAGTTGCTTGACCTGGAGATTCCAACAATCTCTGTTGTGGGAGAGTTCATTAAGGCTGGAATTCCTGTCTTGGTTTACAG TGGAGATCAAGATTCTGTTATCCCATTGACGGGAAGTCGCACATTGGTTCACGGTCTGGCAGAAGAATTAGGACTTAAAACGACGGTACCATACAGAGTGTGGTTTGCAGGGATGCAG GTGGGTGGCTGGACTCAAGTCTACGGTAACATTCTTTCATTTGCAACCATCCGAGGGGCATCCCATGAGGCTCCATTCTCTCAACCGGAGAGGTCGCTGGTGCTATTCAAAGCATTTTTGGAGGGCAGGCCTCTGCCGGAAGCATTCTGA
- the LOC127796828 gene encoding uncharacterized protein LOC127796828, translated as MVLGKESGESSDLHRNGGVKRARPGDVISFTDDDLPRCLVSNDPLVITAKLGKWELRRILVDPGNSSEVLYRQAFLGMGYKMEQLKPARVPLIGFDGEVVYTDGMFQLLLTLGKGSRFAQVMLDILVAEVPSAYNMILGRSGLNALRAVPSTYHMVLKFPTAVGVGEVRGDLRSARKCSMASINTARGIMQEQSGPHEDSGR; from the coding sequence ATGGTGCTGGGCAAGGAGTCGGGAGAAAGCTCGGATTTGCATCGAAACGGTGGAGTCAAGAGGGCTCGACCAGGAGATGTTATCTCCTTTACGGACGACGACTTACCCAGGTGTCTAGTTTCTAATGATCCATTGGTCATCACGGCAAAGTTGGGAAAATGGGAGCTTCGTCGGATCCTCGTGGACCCGGGGAACTCCTCTGAGGTTTTATATCGACAGGCTTTCTTGGGCATGGGATACAAGATGGAACAGTTGAAGCCAGCTCGGGTCCCTTTGATTGGATTTGATGGGGAAGTGGTGTATACAGACGGTATGTTTCAGCTCTTGTTGACTCTTGGAAAGGGTTCTCGGTTTGCCCAGGTCATGTTAGACATTTTGGTAGCAGAGGTCCCCTCGGCCTACAATATGATCCTAGGGAGATCGGGGTTAAATGCTCTACGGGCTGTGCCGAGTACTTACCACATGGTGCTTAAGTTCCCTACTGCTGTGGGGGTTGGCGAAGTCAGAGGAGACCTAAGGTCCGCCCGGAAGTGCTCCATGGCATCCATCAACACGGCTAGGGGTATCATGCAGGAGCAGTCTGGACCCCATGAAGATTCGGGACGATGA